A window of the Emys orbicularis isolate rEmyOrb1 chromosome 1, rEmyOrb1.hap1, whole genome shotgun sequence genome harbors these coding sequences:
- the CREBZF gene encoding CREB/ATF bZIP transcription factor, whose amino-acid sequence MRHSLTQLLAASSGGESPSAAAWQLPSAGPTPGAGGGDGGEEEPEGPRTKQQRWDPAVLEQPQQAMGEAAAGAEEPAEQEDPFAGLELGDLLEAAQPHWDLDVEPSGCFCGQQDEPEPPLSAPGRRNCGASPGGVAAGSRLKAAAAARLNRLKKKQYVLGLESRLQGLAAENRQLRDRNRGLNRRLRDLERETSYLRAVLANQSALGQLLSRLAGAGGLRFRTSLFRDTDPPHQYPPQAGESRDHDYALPSRDAGEPEGEERPASGGICLHVDRDQLSVEFCSLCARRACASFKIFFFRCLPCQAPLCRG is encoded by the exons atgcgCCACAGCCTGACCCAGCTGCTGGCGGCCTCGTCGGGCGGAGAAAGCCCCTCGGCCGCCGCCTGGCAGCTCCCCAGCGCGGGGCCGACCCCTGGGGCCGGAGGAGGCGATGGCGGGGAGGAGGAGCCGGAGGGCCCCCGCACCAAGCAGCAGCGCTGGGACCCGGCCGTCCTGGAGCAGCCGCAGCAGGCGATGGGGGAGGCGGCCGCTGGGGCCGAGGAGCCGGCGGAGCAGGAGGACCCGTTcgcggggctggagctgggtgaCCTGCTGGAGGCGGCCCAGCCGCACTGGGACCTGGACGTGGAGCCGAGCGGCTGCTTCTGCGGGCAGCAGGACGAGCCGGAGCCGCCCCTGAGCGCGCCGGGCCGGAGGAACTGCGGGGCCAGCCCGGGCGGGGTGGCGGCCGGGAGCCGGCTGAAGGCAGCGGCCGCGGCCCGCCTGAACCGGCTGAAGAAGAAGCAGTACGTGCTGGGGCTGGAGAGCCGCCTGCAGGGCCTGGCCGCTGAGAACCGGCAGCTGCGAGACCGCAACCGGGGGCTGAACCGGCGCCTGCGGGATCTGGAGCGGGAGACCAGCTACCTGCGGGCCGTGCTGGCCAACCAGAgcgccctggggcagctgctgagCCGcctggccggggcgggggggctccgGTTCCGTACCAGCCTCTTCAGGGACACGGACCCGCCCCATCAGTACCCGCCACAGGCCGGCGAGAGCCGCGACCACGACTACGCCCTGCCGAGCCGGGATGCTGGGGAgccggagggggaggagcggccgGCCTCCGGCGGGATCTGCCTCCACGTGGACAGGGATCAGCTGTCGGTGGAGTTCTGCTCCCTGTGTGCCAGGCGGGCATGTGCCTCCTTCAAAAT TTTCTTTTTTAGGTGCTTGCCCTGCCAGGCTCCGTTGTGTAGGGGTTAA
- the CCDC89 gene encoding coiled-coil domain-containing protein 89 codes for MPQDEKDPEMSCSSNDPKEAELEKKGDMGDLYEALEKLQGLSDGEKGEKALLRSRLHEQSQLICILKKRADDTLMRCKALESLNMELEELRMEDSVRLESQTRRAQQLEERFMDLAANHEDMIRFKDEHKQQNMLLREENKRLRQENQTLFSQALKEKEAAVLQLTSQGKRLSQEVDSLKERCAQESHRAQEREKELLEAQSQQASVHAKETDLLRSQLQSLEEKHCQTVAQLEQAERQQKAEGSELQAKLERVSREKEELLHLAMERGKTLQEKQREIQQLEKKLEIAERARLTAEERFVREVAAVDSNLRVQELQRRVEGSEQAYSELWMQFDAYKKHSMDLLTKEKELNNKLRHFMS; via the coding sequence ATGCCTCAGGATGAGAAGGACCCCGAGATGTCCTGCTCCTCAAATGATCCAAAGGAGGCTGAATTAGAGAAAAAAGGAGACATGGGAGATCTGTATGAGGCCCTGGAGAAGCTCCAGGGGCTCTCtgatggggagaagggggagaaagCTCTGCTACGCTCACGCCTTCATGAGCAGTCTCAGCTCATCTGCATATTGAAGAAGCGAGCAGATGATACCCTAATGCGCTGCAAGGCACTGGAGAGTCTCAACATGGAGCTGGAGGAGTTGAGGATGGAGGATAGTGTGAGGCTTGAAAGTCAGACCCGGCGggcccagcagctggaggagcgCTTTATGGACCTGGCTGCCAACCATGAGGACATGATCCGCTTCAAAGATGAGCACAAGCAGCAGAACATGCTGCTGAGGGAGGAAAATAAGCGCCTGAGGCAGGAAAACCaaacccttttcagccaggctctGAAGGAGAAGGAGGCTGCGGTCCTCCAACTCACTTCCCAGGGGAAGAGGCTCTCTCAGGAGGTAGATTCCTTAAAGGAGAGATGTGCTCAAGAGAGCCACAGAGCCCAGGAGCGAGAGAAGGAGCTACTGGAAGCTCAGAGCCAACAAGCTAGTGTCCATGCCAAGGAAACTGATTTACTGAGAAGCCAGCTGCAAAGTCTGGAGGAGAAGCATTGCCAAACTGTTGCACAGCTGGAGCAGGCAGAAAGGCAGCAAAAGGCTGAGGGCAGCGAGCTGCAAGCCAAGTTGGAGAGGGTGAGCCGTGAGAAAGAGGAGCTGCTGCATCTGGCTATGGAGAGGGGCAAGACACTGCAGGAGAAGCAACGGGAAATTCAGCAGCTGGAGAAGAAACTGGAGATTGCAGAGAGGGCCAGGCTGACAGCAGAGGAGCGCTTTGTGAGAGAGGTAGCAGCAGTGGACAGCAACCTAAGGGTCCAAGAGCTGCAGCGACGTGTGGAGGGAAGTGAGCAAGCATACAGTGAGCTCTGGATGCAGTTTGATGCTTACAAGAAACACAGCATGGACTTACTTACTAAAGAAAAAGAGCTGAATAACAAACTCCGTCACTTCATGTCATAA